Part of the bacterium genome, CCGCGGTTTGCGTTTTTCGAGGAAGGCGGTCAATCCGTCCTGCCCCTCGGCGGAGATTCGCGCGCGCGCGATTGTGGCGATGGTGTACTCGCGCGCCTCGTCGCGCGACAGGCGGGTCACGCGGCGGATCAGTTCCTTGGCGGTGCGCACCGCGTGCGGGCCGTTTTTCAGCAGTGCGTCGATCACCGCCCGCACCCGCCCGTCAAGTTGGTCGGGCGTTACCACTTCATGGACCAGCCCAATCGTGTGCGCGGTGGCGGCATCGAAGATCTCCCCGGTGAGGAAGTACCGCCGCGCCGACCGCTCGCCGATTTTGGCCAGGGAGAAGGGCGAGATGACAGCCGGCACGATGCCGAGACGGACTTCCGTATAGCCGAATTGCGCGTCGGGGGTGGCGATCACGATGTCGCAGGCGGCGATAAGCCCCATGCCGCCGCCGAGCGCCGGGCCCATGACCCGTCCGATCACCGGCACCGGGCATTCGTCGATGGCGCGGAACATCGCCTCCATCCGCGCCGCGTCCTGACGGTTCTCCTCTTCGGTGCGCTGGATTGAATCGCGCATCCAGTGGACATCGGCGCCGGCGCAGAAGGCCGAGCCCGCGCCGGTCAGCACAATCGCGCGCAGTGTGTCGGGCAGGTGCGTGAACGTCTCGTACAACTCGGCGATCATCGCCGCGTTGAAAGCGTTGCGCGCCTCCGGGCGGTGGAGCGCGACGGTCATCACGCGTCCGTCGGTGCTGGTTGACAGTGTGCTCATAGGGGGTGACCGGTCGGCGGTTACATGCGGTAGACGGGCGCCCGCGTTTCCGGGATCGGCGCGTTGAGCGCCGCGGAGAGGGCCAGCGCGACAATCGGGCGGGTCTGCGCCGGATCGATGATGCCATCGTCCCACAGCCGGGCGGTCCCGTAGTATGGGTCGCCCTCGCGCTCGTACTTTTCCCGCACCGGATCGGCGATCTCGCGAGCTTCCTTGGCGGAGAGTGTCTTTCCGTCGCGTTCCAACTGCTGGGTCTTGACCTGCACCAACACGCTGGCGGCCTGTTCGGCGCCCATGACCGAAACGCGCGCGTTGGGCCAGGTGAAGAGGAAGCGGGGGGAATAACCGCGCCCGCACATGGCGTAGTTGCCGGCGCCGTGCGAGGCGCCGATGATGACGGTGATCTTGGGCACCGCGGCGGTGGCCACCGCCTGCACCATTTTGGCGCCGTCCTTGGCAATCCCGCCCTGCTCGTACCGTTTGCCAACCATGAAGCCGGTGATGTTTTGCAGGAAAATCAGCGGAATGCGGCGCTGGGCGCACAGCTCGATGAAGTGAGCGCCTTTGAGCGCACTTTCGGAGAA contains:
- a CDS encoding enoyl-CoA hydratase-related protein, giving the protein MSTLSTSTDGRVMTVALHRPEARNAFNAAMIAELYETFTHLPDTLRAIVLTGAGSAFCAGADVHWMRDSIQRTEEENRQDAARMEAMFRAIDECPVPVIGRVMGPALGGGMGLIAACDIVIATPDAQFGYTEVRLGIVPAVISPFSLAKIGERSARRYFLTGEIFDAATAHTIGLVHEVVTPDQLDGRVRAVIDALLKNGPHAVRTAKELIRRVTRLSRDEAREYTIATIARARISAEGQDGLTAFLEKRKPRWLSE